The Bacillus vallismortis genome window below encodes:
- the rsmB gene encoding 16S rRNA (cytosine(967)-C(5))-methyltransferase RsmB codes for MKKNSVRDIALEALIKLEQNQAYSNLLLKSVIKSNELSDQDRGLLTELVYGTLQNKIALDYMLKPFVNKPQKVKPWVIQLLRLSLYQMEYLEKIPDRAAIHEAVEIAKIRGHKGIASFVNGVLRSIQREGVPAFDTIEDPVRRLATETSHPEWLVKEWAGAYGFEAAEKICRIHLIPPKQTLRVNQMKADRTDLLDQMAAEGIDVEKGDLAEDAVKLLKGTIVGTHFFQNGEVSIQDESSMLVARALDPKPGETVLDACAAPGGKSAHIGELMENKGNVTSLDLHKHKVKLIKEAADRLGLTIIHAETMDARKAGETFENEQFDRILVDAPCSGFGVIRRKPDMKYTKKPDDSARLAEIQLSILAEIAPLVKKGGTLVYSTCTMDRTENEEVIHAFIQEHPDFEPDLSLEKRLPEKARPFVREGRVQILPHYFGTDGFFICSMRKKG; via the coding sequence ATGAAAAAAAATAGTGTTCGTGATATCGCCCTTGAGGCGCTGATCAAACTAGAACAAAACCAGGCTTACAGTAATCTGCTCCTGAAGTCGGTCATTAAATCAAATGAACTGAGCGATCAGGACAGAGGTCTTTTGACTGAACTTGTCTACGGTACATTGCAAAACAAGATCGCGCTCGATTATATGCTCAAACCGTTTGTTAATAAGCCTCAAAAAGTAAAGCCGTGGGTGATTCAGCTTCTTCGTCTATCCTTATATCAAATGGAGTATTTGGAGAAGATACCAGACAGGGCTGCTATTCATGAAGCGGTCGAAATTGCTAAAATCCGAGGACACAAAGGCATTGCTTCATTCGTCAACGGCGTACTTCGTTCCATTCAGCGCGAAGGTGTTCCAGCCTTTGACACCATTGAAGACCCTGTCCGCCGGCTGGCGACAGAGACAAGCCATCCGGAATGGCTCGTGAAAGAATGGGCCGGTGCGTATGGATTTGAAGCAGCTGAAAAGATTTGCCGCATCCACCTCATTCCGCCGAAGCAGACATTGCGTGTCAACCAAATGAAAGCGGACAGAACGGATTTGCTTGATCAAATGGCAGCTGAGGGAATCGACGTTGAAAAAGGCGACCTCGCTGAAGACGCTGTGAAGCTCCTAAAGGGAACAATTGTTGGAACTCATTTCTTCCAAAACGGTGAAGTGTCCATCCAGGATGAGAGCTCCATGCTCGTCGCCCGCGCCCTTGATCCTAAGCCCGGTGAAACGGTGCTTGACGCATGTGCGGCGCCTGGCGGAAAGTCGGCTCATATCGGAGAATTGATGGAGAACAAGGGAAACGTTACGTCGCTTGATCTTCACAAACATAAAGTGAAGCTGATCAAAGAAGCGGCAGACCGGCTTGGCCTTACGATCATTCATGCGGAAACAATGGATGCGAGAAAAGCAGGAGAAACGTTTGAAAACGAACAGTTTGACCGGATATTGGTAGACGCCCCGTGCTCAGGTTTTGGTGTCATCCGAAGAAAGCCGGACATGAAATACACGAAAAAGCCTGATGACAGCGCACGGCTTGCTGAAATCCAACTGTCGATCTTGGCGGAAATCGCACCATTAGTAAAAAAAGGTGGCACTCTTGTCTACAGTACGTGTACAATGGACCGGACAGAAAATGAAGAAGTCATACATGCGTTTATACAAGAACATCCTGATTTTGAACCCGATTTGTCTCTTGAAAAGCGGCTGCCCGAAAAGGCGAGACCCTTTGTTCGGGAAGGAAGGGTGCAAATCCTTCCTCATTATTTCGGAACAGATGGTTTCTTTATTTGCAGCATGAGAAAGAAGGGATAA